The Marinomonas profundi DNA segment TGCGCAGGGCGGATCGGGTCAGAGAGAGCTGGGTGGGTTTCGTTTTGCCACTTTGCTTATGCAGTATCTTTTTGTTGTTTTTGCTTTTCGAACCGGATTTCGGTGCCTCTGTTGTGTTGCTGGGTACTGTGATGGTGTTGCTTTTTTTGGGTGGCGCACCCTTGTATCAGTTTCTATTGCTAATGATTGCTGCGGTTTCTATGTTAGGGGTCGTGGCGATTTCGGAGAGTTATCGATTAAAACGCCTTATGAACTTTATTGACCCTTGGGCAGATCCTTTTAATGAGGGTTATCAGCTTAGTCAGGCTTTAATTGCGTATGGGCGAGGTGAGTGGTTTGGCTTGGGATTGGGAAATAGTGTACAAAAATTATCCTATTTACCTGAGGCGCACACGGATTTTGTGTTTTCTATTTGGGTCGAAGAAACCGGTATGTTCGGTGGTTTGCTGTTGATTTGTCTGTTTGCCTTAATGGTAGGGAGAGCCTTTAAAATAGGCCATAAAGCTATGGCGCTTGCTCGCCCATTCGCGGCTTACATGTGTTTTGGTTTTGCCATCTTAATTTTGGCTCAAGTGATTATCAATATAGGCGTTAATACCGGCTTTTTGCCGACCAAGGGGCTGACGCTGCCCTTGATTAGCTATGGCGGCAGTAGCCTGATTATTACCTTGGCTAGTCTGTTTGTGATTGCCCGTGTTGATATTGAAAATCGTCGTGCTGAAAACCATGTTGGCGTGAAAGAGGGTGGCAAATGAACGAGCCTAAAACGGTTGTTATCATGGCAGGCGGAACGGGTGGGCATATTTATCCTGCCTTGGCTTGTGCCCAGAGCTTTAAGGATAAGGGGCTGGATGTGCAGTGGCTTGGTTCTCGAGGTGGGATGGAGGAAACGCTTGTCCCTAAGCACGACATTGCGTTGCATTCTTTGTCTATTAAAGGAGTGAGAGGTAAAGGCGTGCTTGGCTTGTTGGCGGCACCCTTTAGAATTTTGCACGCGGTTGGTCAGGCGCTTGCTGTGCTGCAAAAAGTGAAGCCCAGTGTTGTTTTAGGCATGGGCGGTTTTGTGGCCGGTCCGGGTGGCGTGGCGGCTCGGTTGTTGGGTATTCCTTTGGTGATACACGAACAAAATGCGATTGCAGGAACGACCAATAAATTGCTTTCCAAATTCGCCAGTATTAGGCTGCAGGCTTTTGATGGCGCCTT contains these protein-coding regions:
- the ftsW gene encoding putative lipid II flippase FtsW, with product MTWLKIFDRVSLREFAQVDVIFLAAVVSILALGMVMVSSASISISEGIHGHPYFFMRRQALYLALGLISGWFLLSLPTSQLQQWGIIMMGLSLILLILVLVPGIGKSVNGSRRWINLVVFNLQASEVAKVCMVVYVSGYLVRRADRVRESWVGFVLPLCLCSIFLLFLLFEPDFGASVVLLGTVMVLLFLGGAPLYQFLLLMIAAVSMLGVVAISESYRLKRLMNFIDPWADPFNEGYQLSQALIAYGRGEWFGLGLGNSVQKLSYLPEAHTDFVFSIWVEETGMFGGLLLICLFALMVGRAFKIGHKAMALARPFAAYMCFGFAILILAQVIINIGVNTGFLPTKGLTLPLISYGGSSLIITLASLFVIARVDIENRRAENHVGVKEGGK